Part of the Halodesulfurarchaeum formicicum genome is shown below.
CGCCGGCCAGGTCGGCGTCGACTGGATCGGCGGCCTGTTTTCGTTTTTCACCACCGCCTTTGCGCTCCTCGATGATCTCCTGCTCGTCGGTGGGGTGGGGGCGCTCGTCGTCGGTCTCGCGCTTCTGGGCTGGTACTGGCACACCCGGGCCGAGACGATCCGGATCGAGGTCGCCGGCGAGGAGGCGGTAGAGCTACCTGGGGCCGGGGTTTCAGATGCGGCGGTCCAAACCCTCGATCGGGCGCTCGAACCCCCGGGAGCGGTCGATTCAAATCCGTCCAACCGATAGGGCCGGCTATGCAGACCGGGGCGGTTCGCGAACGGGCGGCGACGCTGTCCCGCGAACCCGGCGTCTACCAGTTCCTCGACGGCGATCGGGTGCTCTACGTGGGGAAGGCCGTGGACCTGCGGGACCGGGTTCGATCCTACGCCGACCCCCGCAGCGAGCGGGTCCGGGAGATGGTTCGCCGCGCGGCGTCCATCGACGTGGCGGTCACCGACACCGAGACCCAGGCGCTGTTGCTCGAAGCGAACCTCATCAAGCGCCATCAGCCCCGGTACAACGTCCGGCTGAAAGACGACAAGTCCTATCCGCTCGTTCAGCTGACCGATCACCGCTTCCCACGGATCGAGATCACTCGCGACCCGGACCCCGGCGCGACCGCCTATGGGCCCTACACCGACAAGGGACAACTCGAAACGGTACAGAAAGCCATCCGCGAAGTCGCCGGGCTCCGGGGCTGTTCGGACCACAAGTTTCAGAACCGCGACCGGCCCTGTCTCGATCACGACATGGGCCTGTGTGCGGCCCCCTGCACCGGGGAGATCGACGCGGCGACCTACGCGGACCGCGTCGAGCTAGCGACTCGGTTTTTCGACGGCGAGACCGGTGCGCTGGCCGAGCCGCTCCGTGCGGAGATGGAAACGGCGGCCAACGAGCAGGCCTTCGAACGGGCGGCCCATCTTCGGGATCGCCTGGATGTCGTCCAGGCCTTCCACGGAACGGGCGGGGACGCCGTCATCGACACTGGTGGCTCCAGGATCGTCGACGTGCTCGGTGTCGCCGTCGAAGGGGACGGCGCGACGGTGGCCCGACTCCACAGCGAGGGCGGCAAGCTAGTCGATCGGGACCGACACCGCGTGCAGACCCCGGCGCGGGGCGATGGCGTCCCGGCCATCCTGGCTGCCTTCGTGGCCCAGTTCTACGCCGAACGGGCGCTGCCCGACACGCTGTTGCTGCCCGAACCGCCCGAAAGCGACGACCTGGAGGCCTGGCTGGAAGCCGAGGGGGTCGAACTTCGGGTCCCCGGGGCGGGACGGGAGTCCCGGCTGATCGACCTCGCGATGAAAAACGCCCACCAGGGCCCGGATCGGGACGGTGCGGCCCGCGCCCTGGGGGACACGCTGGGCATCGACCCGCCGCGGCGGATCGAGGGCTTCGACGTGAGCCACGCGGACGGTCGCGAGGTCGTGGGCAGCGACGTGGTCTTCGTCGACGGCCAGCCGGCGAAAACGGACTACCGGCGGAAGAAACTCCCCGAGCGCAACGACGACTACGCGAACATGGACGCGTTGCTCACCTGGCGGGCCGAGCGCGCGTTGGAAGGACGGGACGAGCGAGCCGACCCGGATCTGTTGGTCATCGACGGGGGGCGAGGCCAACTCGACGCGGCCCAGGCGGCGATCGAGGCTGCTGGCTGGTCGGTCCCGGTCGTCTCACTGGCGAAAGCCGAGGAGATCGTTCACACGCCCGATCGACAGTTCGACTGGGATCACGACGCGACCCATCTG
Proteins encoded:
- a CDS encoding excinuclease ABC subunit C, which codes for MQTGAVRERAATLSREPGVYQFLDGDRVLYVGKAVDLRDRVRSYADPRSERVREMVRRAASIDVAVTDTETQALLLEANLIKRHQPRYNVRLKDDKSYPLVQLTDHRFPRIEITRDPDPGATAYGPYTDKGQLETVQKAIREVAGLRGCSDHKFQNRDRPCLDHDMGLCAAPCTGEIDAATYADRVELATRFFDGETGALAEPLRAEMETAANEQAFERAAHLRDRLDVVQAFHGTGGDAVIDTGGSRIVDVLGVAVEGDGATVARLHSEGGKLVDRDRHRVQTPARGDGVPAILAAFVAQFYAERALPDTLLLPEPPESDDLEAWLEAEGVELRVPGAGRESRLIDLAMKNAHQGPDRDGAARALGDTLGIDPPRRIEGFDVSHADGREVVGSDVVFVDGQPAKTDYRRKKLPERNDDYANMDALLTWRAERALEGRDERADPDLLVIDGGRGQLDAAQAAIEAAGWSVPVVSLAKAEEIVHTPDRQFDWDHDATHLHLLQRVRDEAHRFAVQYHQTLRDDVSTVLESVEGIGPARRKRLFRRFGSVEGIRAASEAELLAVPGIGAETAAQLRRRL